From the genome of Triticum aestivum cultivar Chinese Spring chromosome 3B, IWGSC CS RefSeq v2.1, whole genome shotgun sequence, one region includes:
- the LOC123069927 gene encoding protein RETARDED ROOT GROWTH, mitochondrial isoform X1, producing the protein MRKYDYAVVDKPSLTTWMKGGLDYIVLKSLDIDGIWIISSVPGQSIALAHYIQQVDDMVEEFTEINHIMEKTGDFIRKRKKLFQLMDLANSNLADVIIRLHLFDSKRRPPLPSQAGAAPPFPRA; encoded by the exons ATGAGGAAATATG ATTATGCGGTAGTTGATAAGCCATCCCTGACAACATGGATGAAAGGAGGTCTTGATTATATAGTTCTTAAAAGTTTAGATATCGATGGAATTTGGATCATTTCAAGTGTTCCTGGTCAAAGCATCGCTCTTGCTCATTACATACAGCAG GTCGATGATATGGTTGAGGAATTTACTGAAATCAATCATATCATGGAGAAGACTGGGGACTTCATAAGGAAAAGAAAGAAGCTCTTTCAACTTATGGACTTGGCTAATTCTAATCTTGCAGATGTCATCATTAGACTTCACCTTTTTGACAG CAaacgccgcccgccgctgccgtcgcaAGCAGGCGCTGCCCCGCCGTTTCCTCGCGCCTAA
- the LOC123069927 gene encoding protein RETARDED ROOT GROWTH, mitochondrial isoform X2, whose amino-acid sequence MRKYDYAVVDKPSLTTWMKGGLDYIVLKSLDIDGIWIISSVPGQSIALAHYIQQVDDMVEEFTEINHIMEKTGDFIRKRKKLFQLMDLANSNLADVIIRLHLFDRDMQLWRERMQ is encoded by the exons ATGAGGAAATATG ATTATGCGGTAGTTGATAAGCCATCCCTGACAACATGGATGAAAGGAGGTCTTGATTATATAGTTCTTAAAAGTTTAGATATCGATGGAATTTGGATCATTTCAAGTGTTCCTGGTCAAAGCATCGCTCTTGCTCATTACATACAGCAG GTCGATGATATGGTTGAGGAATTTACTGAAATCAATCATATCATGGAGAAGACTGGGGACTTCATAAGGAAAAGAAAGAAGCTCTTTCAACTTATGGACTTGGCTAATTCTAATCTTGCAGATGTCATCATTAGACTTCACCTTTTTGACAG GGATATGCAACTGTGGAGAGAAAGAATGCAGTGA